The Citrifermentans bemidjiense Bem genome window below encodes:
- a CDS encoding M48 family metalloprotease, translating to MKSFTMTLFLALACLCSTEAHAGWQDKLQNLMNPESKEGKILSGATQVVSSSQEMTYATERTVGQSLALESMQRFGKPVSNEALQKYVNLVGNAVARNSRRSTIPYQFVVLDSPVRNAFAAPGGMVFISRGLLDVVENEAELAAVLAHEVGHVAEKHALKSIRRAQFLQGVGTISAATMKGSEGKKFESMIGDLQSTLFDKGLDQGMEYEADLAALETTYRTGYDPAAMISVLQKLKKLEASDSGKGSWFSTHPPLDERIARLSSSLEKYPDHASLAKVSARFAKTVKTAKK from the coding sequence ATGAAATCGTTTACCATGACGCTGTTTTTGGCACTCGCCTGCCTCTGCTCCACCGAGGCGCACGCCGGCTGGCAGGACAAGCTGCAAAACCTGATGAACCCGGAATCCAAGGAAGGGAAGATCCTCTCCGGCGCGACCCAGGTCGTATCCTCCTCGCAGGAGATGACTTATGCCACTGAGCGGACCGTGGGGCAGAGCCTGGCGCTTGAGAGCATGCAACGCTTCGGCAAGCCGGTGTCGAACGAGGCGCTGCAAAAGTACGTGAACCTGGTAGGAAACGCCGTGGCCAGGAACAGCCGGCGCTCCACCATCCCTTACCAGTTCGTGGTGCTGGACAGCCCGGTGCGCAACGCCTTCGCCGCCCCAGGCGGGATGGTCTTCATCAGCCGCGGGCTTTTGGACGTGGTCGAGAACGAGGCGGAACTGGCGGCTGTGCTGGCGCACGAGGTAGGCCACGTGGCCGAAAAGCATGCCTTGAAGAGCATCCGGCGCGCGCAGTTCCTCCAGGGGGTGGGGACCATCTCCGCCGCTACCATGAAGGGGAGCGAGGGGAAGAAGTTCGAATCCATGATCGGCGACCTGCAGTCGACCCTTTTCGACAAGGGGCTGGACCAGGGGATGGAGTACGAGGCGGACCTGGCCGCCTTGGAGACCACCTACCGCACCGGGTACGACCCGGCCGCCATGATCAGCGTGCTCCAGAAGCTGAAAAAGCTGGAGGCGAGCGATTCCGGGAAGGGGTCGTGGTTCTCGACGCATCCCCCGCTGGACGAGCGCATCGCGCGCCTTTCTTCCAGCCTGGAGAAGTACCCGGACCATGCCTCACTGGCAAAAGTATCGGCCAGATTCGCGAAGACTGTCAAAACGGCCAAGAAGTAA
- a CDS encoding ABC transporter substrate-binding protein: MQRAAIILILSLLVLGCQSKTPAEPLRPLPLRLAYTMQPDCALVHIAMAKGYFLEEGVLLQPSLFGFGRQALAAVIEGKADLATVAETPFVFAALNGKRISLVASIFTSWQNNGVVARGLTSPPELRGKRIAYTPGTTSEMFLDTFLMAQRIERSEVTLVGLSPQQMPAALAAGEVDAASTWNPAMKEAATGLGAAGRIFYDPYLYTETYVLAGNRSYVTANQDLVQRVLRALLKAEAFASLHPAEARTLVAATLKLSPELLGEFWNASRFRVSLEHSLILLLEEESRWALRRKPVPEAAMPNYLEYIDVRPLQEVKPEAIKINTRR, encoded by the coding sequence ATGCAAAGAGCTGCAATTATCCTGATTTTGTCATTGCTGGTCCTCGGTTGCCAGTCGAAGACCCCTGCTGAGCCTTTGCGGCCGCTTCCACTGCGGCTTGCCTATACCATGCAGCCTGATTGCGCGCTGGTGCATATCGCCATGGCCAAGGGTTATTTCCTGGAAGAGGGCGTGCTGCTGCAGCCGAGTCTGTTCGGCTTCGGAAGGCAGGCTTTGGCCGCCGTTATCGAGGGAAAGGCCGATCTGGCGACCGTGGCTGAGACTCCTTTTGTCTTCGCCGCGCTGAACGGGAAGCGGATCTCCCTGGTCGCCAGCATCTTCACCTCGTGGCAGAACAACGGCGTCGTCGCCAGGGGGCTCACGAGCCCACCCGAGCTGCGTGGGAAGCGGATAGCATACACCCCGGGCACCACCTCTGAGATGTTTCTGGACACTTTCCTGATGGCGCAACGGATCGAGAGGTCGGAAGTGACCTTGGTAGGTTTGTCCCCGCAGCAGATGCCGGCTGCACTCGCCGCAGGCGAGGTGGACGCGGCCTCCACCTGGAATCCCGCCATGAAGGAGGCTGCAACCGGACTGGGTGCAGCCGGGAGGATATTTTACGATCCCTACCTCTACACCGAGACCTACGTCCTGGCGGGAAACCGCAGCTACGTCACCGCTAACCAGGATCTGGTGCAGCGCGTGCTGCGCGCCCTGCTCAAGGCGGAGGCTTTTGCTTCCCTGCATCCGGCAGAGGCCCGGACCCTGGTGGCCGCGACCTTGAAGCTGAGCCCCGAGCTACTAGGCGAGTTCTGGAACGCGAGCAGATTCAGGGTTTCGCTCGAACACTCGCTGATTCTATTGCTCGAGGAGGAGAGCCGATGGGCGTTGAGGCGCAAGCCGGTGCCGGAGGCGGCCATGCCGAATTATCTTGAGTACATTGACGTCAGGCCACTGCAGGAGGTGAAGCCTGAAGCGATAAAGATCAACACCAGAAGGTGA
- a CDS encoding SH3 domain-containing protein produces MKKTTVALLLLALAAAPALGAEKRWVVSEGTALKAEQSVTAASVAELPVGAELTVVEGAGRWLKVRSANGKEGWVYAGRVSDTAPVAEVGGGDGLFGDSMQKSQINTAKADSARSIRGLSPEVAQYAKQRGTPESLKKELDKILSRKVSDKEVRTFLKEGKIGEYAQ; encoded by the coding sequence ATGAAAAAGACGACAGTTGCGCTTTTGCTCCTGGCGCTGGCCGCGGCGCCCGCGCTTGGCGCGGAGAAGCGCTGGGTGGTAAGCGAGGGGACGGCGCTCAAGGCCGAACAGTCGGTGACCGCTGCGAGCGTAGCCGAACTGCCGGTGGGGGCGGAATTGACCGTAGTCGAGGGGGCGGGTCGCTGGCTTAAGGTGCGAAGCGCGAACGGGAAAGAAGGTTGGGTATACGCCGGTCGCGTCTCCGACACCGCGCCGGTGGCCGAGGTGGGTGGGGGCGACGGGCTCTTCGGCGACTCCATGCAAAAAAGCCAGATCAACACCGCCAAGGCGGACAGTGCCCGCAGCATCCGCGGCCTCTCGCCCGAAGTGGCGCAGTACGCCAAGCAAAGGGGAACCCCCGAGAGCCTCAAGAAGGAACTGGACAAGATCCTTTCCCGCAAGGTGAGCGACAAGGAAGTCAGGACCTTCTTAAAGGAAGGCAAAATCGGCGAGTACGCCCAATAA